A stretch of the Peromyscus leucopus breed LL Stock chromosome 10, UCI_PerLeu_2.1, whole genome shotgun sequence genome encodes the following:
- the LOC114688443 gene encoding PRAME family member 12-like: MSFQTPPTLEELGRQVLLRNEALAISALEKLPWTLFPALFKDAFNGRHTRIVRAMVEAWPFPCLPVGTLMKTPNLEIFQAVLDGVDTHLKREFHPGCLRNPLATLSITRRHLSQSDLNYFPLSHNLRQLKHLVLRGILLFASCLKPLGVLLEHVAESLQSLDLQGCRIKDSQLTDLIPALSKCSKLTEFNLLDNDFSMPTLKDLLGHTANLTKMNVEQYPAPIQSYDDYGYILVERFAQHCLELMDTLRALRQPKRILFSTDPCHECGERCVYDLGPRLCPCQQ; encoded by the exons ATGAGTTTTCAAACCCCACCCACACTGGAGGAGCTGGGCAGGCAGGTGCTGCTGAGAAATGAGGCCTTGGCCATCTCTGCTCTGGAGAAACTGCCCTGGACACTCTTCCCAGCACTGTTCAAGGACGCGTTCAATGGCAGACACACTAGGATTGTGAGGGCAATGGTGGAAGCCTGGCCTTTCCCCTGTCTCCCTGTGGGGACGTTGATGAAGACTCCCAACTTGGAAATCTTCCAGGCTGTGCTAGATGGAGTAGACACACATCTGAAAAGAGAGTTTCACCCCGG GTGCCTGAGGAACCCCTTGGCAACTCTCTCCATCACACGCCGCCACCTGTCACAGTCCGACTTGAATTATTTCCCCTTGAGCCACAACCTGCGTCAGCTAAAACATCTGGTCTTGAGAGGAATCTTGTTATTTGCTTCATGTCTCAAGCCTCTTGGAGTGCTGCTAGAGCATGTAGCAGAATCTCTGCAGTCTCTGGACTTGCAGGGTTGTAGGATCAAGGACTCTCAGCTCACTGACCTCATCCCTGCCCTCAGCAAGTGCTCCAAGCTCACCGAGTTTAATCTATTAGATAACGACTTTTCCATGCCCACCCTGAAGGACCTTTTGGGACACACAGCCAACTTGACCAAGATGAATGTGGAGCAGTACCCGGCCCCTATACAGTCTTATGATGATTACGGTTACATCTTAGTAGAGAGATTTGCCCAACATTGTCTTGAGCTCATGGATACACTCAGAGCGTTAAGGCAGCCCAAGAGGATCTTGTTTTCCACAGATCCCTGCCATGAATGTGGTGAGCGCTGTGTCTATGACCTTGGGCCTAGACTTTGTCCTTGCCAGCAGTAA